A genome region from Ahaetulla prasina isolate Xishuangbanna chromosome 8, ASM2864084v1, whole genome shotgun sequence includes the following:
- the HELT gene encoding hairy and enhancer of split-related protein HELT isoform X3, giving the protein MALAKQSSGKLEKAEILEMTVQYLRALHSADFPRGREKAELLAEFANYFYYGYHECMKNLVHYLTTVERMETKDTKYARILAFLQSKAHFITEPLYASLGSLPESDFSYQLPPAPDCLGQGTNDPVFSQAAGHGHFSWHGSTRNPTIPYLPNTAMPLTSPGQQRNTFLPSVQGLDRHYLNLIGHSHPNTFSLPPGQHPSVL; this is encoded by the exons ATGGCTTTGGCCAAACAG AGTTCCGGCAAGCTAGAGAAGGCGGAGATTTTGGAGATGACGGTGCAATACCTGAGGGCCCTTCACTCCGCGGATTTCCCTCGGGGAAGAGAAAAGG cAGAACTTCTAGCTGAATTTGCCAACTACTTTTATTATGGCTATCACGAATGCATGAAGAACCTAGTTCACTACCTGACCACAGTGGAGAGAATGGAGACCAAAGATACCAAGTATGCTCGGATTCTGGCTTTCTTGCAATCCAAAGCTCACTTTATCACAGAACCTCTCTATGCTTCCTTGGGATCTCTTCCAGAGTCAGACTTTTCCTACCAGCTTCCTCCAGCTCCAGACTGCTTGGGTCAAGGCACTAACGATCCTGTTTTCTCACAAGCGGCTGGGCACGGTCACTTCTCCTGGCATGGTTCCACCAGAAATCCCACCATTCCTTACCTTCCCAATACCGCTATGCCCCTCACTAGTCCAGGACAGCAGCGCAACACTTTCTTGCCATCGGTACAAGGGCTGGATCGCCACTACCTCAACCtgattggccattcccaccccaatacaTTTAGCCTGCCTCCTGGCCAACATCCATCTGTGTTGTAG
- the HELT gene encoding hairy and enhancer of split-related protein HELT isoform X2, which translates to MSSKLKERKKIPISHKVIEKRRRDRINRCLNELGKTVPMALAKQSSGKLEKAEILEMTVQYLRALHSADFPRGREKELLAEFANYFYYGYHECMKNLVHYLTTVERMETKDTKYARILAFLQSKAHFITEPLYASLGSLPESDFSYQLPPAPDCLGQGTNDPVFSQAAGHGHFSWHGSTRNPTIPYLPNTAMPLTSPGQQRNTFLPSVQGLDRHYLNLIGHSHPNTFSLPPGQHPSVL; encoded by the exons ATGTCTTCAAAACTTAAGGAACGGAAA AAGATCCCCATTTCGCACAAAGTGAtcgaaaagaggagaagagaccGGATCAACCGCTGTCTAAACGAACTCGGGAAAACCGTGCCCATGGCTTTGGCCAAACAG AGTTCCGGCAAGCTAGAGAAGGCGGAGATTTTGGAGATGACGGTGCAATACCTGAGGGCCCTTCACTCCGCGGATTTCCCTCGGGGAAGAGAAAAGG AACTTCTAGCTGAATTTGCCAACTACTTTTATTATGGCTATCACGAATGCATGAAGAACCTAGTTCACTACCTGACCACAGTGGAGAGAATGGAGACCAAAGATACCAAGTATGCTCGGATTCTGGCTTTCTTGCAATCCAAAGCTCACTTTATCACAGAACCTCTCTATGCTTCCTTGGGATCTCTTCCAGAGTCAGACTTTTCCTACCAGCTTCCTCCAGCTCCAGACTGCTTGGGTCAAGGCACTAACGATCCTGTTTTCTCACAAGCGGCTGGGCACGGTCACTTCTCCTGGCATGGTTCCACCAGAAATCCCACCATTCCTTACCTTCCCAATACCGCTATGCCCCTCACTAGTCCAGGACAGCAGCGCAACACTTTCTTGCCATCGGTACAAGGGCTGGATCGCCACTACCTCAACCtgattggccattcccaccccaatacaTTTAGCCTGCCTCCTGGCCAACATCCATCTGTGTTGTAG
- the HELT gene encoding hairy and enhancer of split-related protein HELT isoform X1: protein MSSKLKERKKIPISHKVIEKRRRDRINRCLNELGKTVPMALAKQSSGKLEKAEILEMTVQYLRALHSADFPRGREKAELLAEFANYFYYGYHECMKNLVHYLTTVERMETKDTKYARILAFLQSKAHFITEPLYASLGSLPESDFSYQLPPAPDCLGQGTNDPVFSQAAGHGHFSWHGSTRNPTIPYLPNTAMPLTSPGQQRNTFLPSVQGLDRHYLNLIGHSHPNTFSLPPGQHPSVL from the exons ATGTCTTCAAAACTTAAGGAACGGAAA AAGATCCCCATTTCGCACAAAGTGAtcgaaaagaggagaagagaccGGATCAACCGCTGTCTAAACGAACTCGGGAAAACCGTGCCCATGGCTTTGGCCAAACAG AGTTCCGGCAAGCTAGAGAAGGCGGAGATTTTGGAGATGACGGTGCAATACCTGAGGGCCCTTCACTCCGCGGATTTCCCTCGGGGAAGAGAAAAGG cAGAACTTCTAGCTGAATTTGCCAACTACTTTTATTATGGCTATCACGAATGCATGAAGAACCTAGTTCACTACCTGACCACAGTGGAGAGAATGGAGACCAAAGATACCAAGTATGCTCGGATTCTGGCTTTCTTGCAATCCAAAGCTCACTTTATCACAGAACCTCTCTATGCTTCCTTGGGATCTCTTCCAGAGTCAGACTTTTCCTACCAGCTTCCTCCAGCTCCAGACTGCTTGGGTCAAGGCACTAACGATCCTGTTTTCTCACAAGCGGCTGGGCACGGTCACTTCTCCTGGCATGGTTCCACCAGAAATCCCACCATTCCTTACCTTCCCAATACCGCTATGCCCCTCACTAGTCCAGGACAGCAGCGCAACACTTTCTTGCCATCGGTACAAGGGCTGGATCGCCACTACCTCAACCtgattggccattcccaccccaatacaTTTAGCCTGCCTCCTGGCCAACATCCATCTGTGTTGTAG